The Nocardioides marmorisolisilvae genomic interval ACGGCCACGACGCTCTCGCCGTACTCCTCGTTCGGTCGCGCGACGATGGCGATGTCCCCGACCGCTGGGTGACCGGCCAGGGCGCTCTCAACCTCGACCGAATAGACGTTGCGGCCGCCGGTGATGATCATGTCCTTGAGCCGGTCGACCAGCGTGATGTAACCGTCCTCGTCGATGCTGGCGATGTCGCCGGTGTGCACCCAGCCGTCTCGGACGGTCTCCGCCGTCGCTTCGGGGTTGCCCCAGTAGCCCTTCATCATCGTCTCGCCGCGCATGATCATCTCGCCGACCCCGCCGGGCGCCACGTCGTTGCCGTCGAGGTCGACGATGCGCACCTCGGTGTTGGCGATGGCGCTGCGACCGCTCGCGCTCGGTCGCGCGAGCACCTCGTCATGCTGCAGGAGGATGCCCCCCGGCCCGCCCTCGGTCTGGCCGCATGCCTGGATGATTGACGCGGCCGGCAGCGCCGCCACTAGCGCCTCAGCCGTCGTCGCCGGCATCGGAGCAGCGCCGTACAGGCAGACACGAAGGCTCGACAGGTCGCGTGTCGCGATCGACGGGGTGCGCAGCAGGAACGTGTACATCGTCGGGACGCCGAAGAACTGGGTGATCCGCTCGCGCTCGAGCATCTCGAGCACCGTTTCCGGGTCGAAGCGGGGCAGGATGACGTGCGTCGCGCCGTACATCATCCCGCCGATGAGAAGCATGTTGAGGGCCGCTGAGTGATACAGGGGAGCGACGTGCAACGTCCGCTCCCCCTCGTGAAGTCCTAACCCAATCGCCGTGTTGATGCCGACCCACAGGATGCGGTGCTGGTCGAAGAGGGCGCCCTTGGGTCGACCGGTTGTACCCGAGGTATAGATGATGAGGGCGTCGTCGTCTTCCGCGACCTCGACGTCGATCGGCTCAGCGGACTGGACGGCCGCGGCTG includes:
- a CDS encoding class I adenylate-forming enzyme family protein, encoding MPSLARVLARTASRVPQRIAVEFGPDSMTYAELDASVNQLARELTDRGLAKGDRLLLLSGNSGAFVVALYAGLRLGAIVVPVNPRSAPPEIDHFVTDSGVSLLLFGPEVVENIRGLARGGGRAGSIPALALGRATGFDDVLAAAAVQSAEPIDVEVAEDDDALIIYTSGTTGRPKGALFDQHRILWVGINTAIGLGLHEGERTLHVAPLYHSAALNMLLIGGMMYGATHVILPRFDPETVLEMLERERITQFFGVPTMYTFLLRTPSIATRDLSSLRVCLYGAAPMPATTAEALVAALPAASIIQACGQTEGGPGGILLQHDEVLARPSASGRSAIANTEVRIVDLDGNDVAPGGVGEMIMRGETMMKGYWGNPEATAETVRDGWVHTGDIASIDEDGYITLVDRLKDMIITGGRNVYSVEVESALAGHPAVGDIAIVARPNEEYGESVVAVVTPRDGATLTLKQLREYGQQCLSSYKLPRELIIVDEIPRNASGKLLKHQIRAELNA